The Periophthalmus magnuspinnatus isolate fPerMag1 chromosome 19, fPerMag1.2.pri, whole genome shotgun sequence region AGTGAAGAGCCATAAAGAAAGGGCCTTGACCTCACGGCTGTGCGGGCTCCATATCAGACTAGATTAATTCCCTTTTCAATTCTCCTCAAGTGCAGGCTTCTTGGTAGAAACGAGGAGCAGGTTCGGACAGGTTCCTCTCCCACACCAGCTTTTTTGAAGTCAGCTAGGATTTAACAGTGGAAGTCTTGTGCCCAATATTTCAGATACTTAACCTGGCAACCCTGCCCTGACAAATCAGACAGGTTATCCCATGATGCTCGGGGGCTTGTCATCTCCTTCACCTTTGGCATTTCTTTAACTGAAGCCTGTCGCACAATGCTGGTCCTGCAGACCACAAAAGGGGCTTCACATTACCAGAGGGAGTAACTTCAGATGGATAATCCCTGGAGCAGGTAAACCGGTCGGTCTTTAACAGGACCGTGCTGTCTAAACCTGGCAACCCACCGGCCTTTGTGTGTTGATTGGACATGCATGTGCAACACCCTTGGGCTAATCATTACTCAGTACTGAACTGTAATACAGAAATGCATAAGGTTCTCCATCTTCTTTACTGTACACCGCTCCGGTGTATCTCTCCATTACAGTGTGTATCATTTTTTGTTAGCTGACAGATTTATGACACGCCATATTGTCTGTGTCAGTCTCCACACTTTATTTGGTGTACAAAGAACCAGGATGGATGGCCTTTTGAAACTGCCTGTAATGTCAGATGCCTCCTCAGATGTCCCCTTCATGCTCCACACTTGTAAACACACCAAAACAGCAGCCCTCGCTGTTTTTGTGACGCCACTCCCCCAGCTGGTTATGACCTCAGATGAACTCCGCTCTCTGTGCCAAGTCAGGATTCACACGGACAGACAGACAACTCCAGACCGTTCCAGCCTTCTGCTTTTTCTCCTCGCGCAGCTCCGGGGTAAAGATTTACAGTGGAAAAATGGACTCTATTTTTCCCCCATGTGGAGCTGGTGCAGTGGAATGTGAGTTTGGGCAGGATTTTGTGAGGAGTGTGAAAAAACAACAGCGCAGTAAACACCCGGGGTAGACCCAGACTGACTTCTTTGTTCCAGATGTGGAGTACAACACAGCTATATGGAACACAGGACGCAGGTTGCAGGCACTAGCGCGCTGCCACTGGCCCTGGTGGAGAGGCTGCTGTGGCCTTTGCAGCGTGTATGAGCCACATGGTACCATACAAGGAACCATtaggaaaacataaaaatcactgTTAGCCTGTTCATAATGATCATTTTAGGCAAGTAAAGGCATACTCAGTCACGTTCCTGTAGCCTAACAAATGTTCCAGCCGTGTAGGAGGCTCTCCTCGTTCACCGCAGCTCTATGTGCACTACTGTACTTCACATGTCACTTTTTCACTGGTCAGTTACTATAGGGTAAGTTATAAATAGGCTTATACATAATTAATACATACAATTCAAAGTTGATAGTATTTATCTATTGGTACAAGTCTAGTCTGCAAATCAATTGCCCTTTGTGACAAAGTTACCGTGCGTAATGACGCTTTGGCGCAGTTAGGACTTCAGGCCTGTGCACACGAATAAAACAAGCAACGTGTGGCCAAGCTGCGATGCTGCTGTCATCCACTGTCTGGCAACAATTATGCCAATGATGAAGCCAGAGCTCGAGCCAAAAAATCAGACACACACGTATTTCCCACGCAAAATAATGTTCTTGTATGTAATGTAGGCCCACTCACCTCTCCGCGCGCGCCGTGTGATTCACGAACCTTCACGGAGCGACACGGGTTTTCTACAGGAAAAAAGGTAACACTCTGAAACGACTAACttaccttttaaaatgtaaccaGAGGCTAGAAAAATGTAACTGTGAGTTAGACCATCATTATTTGTCGTTTAACGACGTGTTTCAAAAGGGTCGTGATAAATAACACTTGTCACGGTTAGAGGCCAGTATtatgttgtaaaaatgtaattgccGATTTTATTACTTTGGGTGATATAACTGGCTAGACTGCAACTTGGCTACGGAatatacaatattattaaaGATACACCATTGTGAAGAGAATGTGGAAAATCCCATACCATAAATATATTTCTTAAAATGAACAACAAATTGCCTGTAAtggatttattttcaaaataacaacacaatAAAGAGCTTATTCTATTACATgtattaaattttaaaatgataaaaataaacaagataCAATAACAAATTGATATTAGGCAAAGATTGAGTATAAttaacacacatacaaacatatataacatTTATATAATTGTCTTTAAATTCCACTGTAGTCACTGTAATATCAAACCAATTATAGCATTCAGTCTGTCATTTATTTGCATTGCACCACTGGTCATGCACATCAGTGCAGGCCATGGAAAATCAGCACATGATGAACACATGATGAGTGGATTCAGCAACTTTGGGCCTTTGGTGGGATACAAACTTGAGTTTTGATTGAAGGCTTCATACcatttcaaatttaaatttGTTCTCATTTTCAGCAAACTGTCATTCATCACCAACACAACAGTGTATTGAGACATTCAAATTATGTCTCTTATGTAGCTCTTCCACATCTGTTACAAATGATGTTGTGGTATAgtctaataatgtgtttttatgatcCGCTGAGCCAACGTTTCCCCTCGCGTCTGACACTAAATACATCACACTGCTGATTTGTGCTGGCCAGGAGGCATCAGGAGAGACGTGGCTGCACTTGAAGAACCATCACCGGGCTGCACACATCAGAGTGTGCCCTTGTGATGGAGCCTGCAGCGGAGATTAggtccctcttcctcctctgtgcttCCTATAAGACACAACACGGGCAGTTAAAAACATCAGGACTATTGTTTGCATTAGGCTTGGTCCGCACAAAGGACTGAAATAACAACTACAATGTTACGCGTGACAGTGAAATGAGGCGTAGCTATGAATGGATACAGGGCTGACAAAAGTTCAAGTAAGGAGGCAACTGAAACAATAATCctttaataaatagttttatttttggtcACATGATTTCATCTGTACACAGGAGTGGAAATATTGTCAAATCATCTTGAATTACGTTGCAGTATAATAAGGTATTTTTTGGTTAATTCAATACTAACCTGATAAAATAAAGGTAAGTAAGTGAGTATGTAAGTaagtagtaaataaataaataaataaataaatagactaaAGAATAGACAGAAACAGGCCAAGCATCTCTTCCCAGTTGAAGTGTGGGAACTTTGCTTTTTCATTGTAAGGTGACCAGTATGACCATTACGcttcttggattttttttttcctttaatatAATTTGCTGTAATTTTCCTGACTTTTGGGCAGCTCTGAatctgttttccatttgagtACGTTCACGTGTGTCTCTCATGTCTCCTATTTTGTAATACGACCAGTCAAAATGAGTGATGTCTTTTTGGGATAACTGTGTCAAAGCTGCCCCCGTACTCCGAGTGGACACGTCAGGTTGTGGGGGTCTTTTTTCCCTGTCTATAATGCAGCCATTTGATCCTATGATAATAAATTGTGGCGTTGGTGCACCATCATGAGCAGTGTGAGCAGCGGACCACGGCAACAGAGCCTTCCTTGTAAAACATGACGTGCCAGTGTTGAAGATCACAGCCGCTGCAGTTGCCTGGGAATGTGCTTTTGGTTTGTACACAAAGAATGCTGTCGCTCTACATCGAAGAGGCATGATGGACAGGCTTGATTAGTTAGCTAGCgtgcgtgtgagtgtgtgtgtgtgagagagtgagagagacagagagagaggagagactaaAGAAACACACCTAGTGAACACACCTCGGCAGATGTATAGGGCTGAGAGCAGTAGAGATGGCGCCACTGAGTCTGCAGGCACGGCGGTTGCTCACACCGTCCCAAATGTGCGTGCCGTGTGCAAAACCGGACTCATCCCTGCCCCGGGACCAGAGGGTAGAGGCTTTGATGTTTGCCGAGTAATTAAAGGGCACATACCCGGATTATCGTGTCTCGTAGCGTAGTTTGGCATGGGTCCACACTGACACACATTCACACCATTGAGAGACTCAAGTGTGGGACAAGAGGAGAAAGCCCAAGTGTCGTCTTAACTTTCTTCTCCTGGACACAAACAGCGTTCATACTGCCAGtcatcatgtaaaaaaaaaaatatatatatatatatagtttgttTATCCAAAGCCTTGCgaagtgttgttgttgttgttggcatCTGTAAAAAACAACAGACATTACATTAGAAGTGAACTGATGATAAATGATTGTGTCAGATTCATTGTTGTCATTGGGATGTATTGGTTTTCACAACATTGAAATCAAAATAAGCCAgtttcttttatttacatttctcaatacagaaaataaataaataaaaaatatcaatgCAAATTTCTGAATATATTTAGACTTTTTGAGTgatattttagtctattttaatGTGTCTGGAGATAGAACACTGCAGTACACTGGATCTGTCAACgtaatcaaaaataataagCGTTATTTTAATTATGCAGTAGGTGACTAGTTAATGAATATGTTCTCCATTAGTCAACtaccaaaacatttttaattattcaatgagattttaaaaatacgtgaaaattttttaaaaaatacgtgaaaaatgtatttgaattaaaaatgtttttaacgAAAAGGTTGAAATTTGGTAACTGAAGGAACATAGATTTAGAATTTTTACAATTACAGTGTATTCTTGATGAAATAGAAATAGTTTCTTCtcttttgacattttgaattaATAATGCCGCTGTGCTTATTATAAAGCTCTTCTGGCATGTGTTTTAGAATCTGTATAGTGTAGTTAACAATTATCAAAATACCATTACAATTACTTTGATTTTGGTTCGTCGCAATCAATCACAATTATTGgattatttattgcagctctgcaaaataaacaatactccATGTGTTTGGGTTCCAAAAGGGACAAAAAAGAATCAGATCTTGATTAACTTGATTACAGTCAGCAAATTTTAAATCAGAATTCATGCTTGTTTTGTTATCCTAACCTGAACTcaaaatgtgcaggtttgtgttgcCGGTTCTCTCCGAGCTTCACTCCCCCTGTGTAAAAATGAAACGCATCAAGTCACAAGCTTAAATCATTATTAATGTGGCTGTAAGTTCCTAATAGCACCGCCACACAACTGCGGCGATAAAAAGCACTCTGTTAAACAATTCACAGCTGTTTGGTCGGCCACAATATGCAAGCAGGCCCTACGCAGTCATCTTTATTGTGACTGTATCTTCACTATGATAATCATTTGTGGCTTGGTTCTGGCTGGTTGAGGCTTGGGAAGCGGTCCAGCCCCCCTAGTGCATGCAGCAGGCTCGGTTGCTGGATTCCCTGTAGTTTCAGACAGGGTAGGACATGACCAAAATGACGGGGTTTGGAGACGGAGAGAAcccagcaaaacacacacaaactgccCGGGATTCTGACTAAGGCTTAAGTGTAATTTGGGCTAGATGAAAGGTCAAGTCTGTAGCAGCGACACATGCTCGCTCAATCAGGTCCACTGTGGAACAAGAGTGTCTTTATGGGGCGCACTGGCACTTCTGCTGTTTGCTTTCACCTGCGCATTTACCTTGCGTTGGTGAACACAAATAAAGGCAGTTTTGGTTAGTTTACTTCATGTTCCTTGTAAGTAATGCTGAGTCAGCATCCCACACTCTCAatcctcagtctctcctcttGGTTTTTCCAGCAGCAGGATTCAGTTTGAGTGACGTCTGGAAAGTGTATCTCTGAGCctggaaataaaacaacatccGATTGGTTATTTTTTGAAGCTTCCTGTGTGTTGAGGGGCGCAGAAAGCAGTTATTCTCAACAttgtgtaataatgtaatactgttttaaaactataatacatttatttatagtgtAATTGTAACAGATGAGTAATAAACCACTAAACAGCACAGGATTGGTCACATACACACTTTTCTGCaaccttaaaatgtttaatcTTGTCACATTATTTcatctttatgtatttattttcaaaaggtgtttttattttatatgtatttttatagaaccttttttttatttatttttttttatcaaaagttacattttggaCACAGTTAACTTCACAGATAGTCCtgaatgtttgttttgcttatGCAGTTAACACTGTATTAAGCTCTGGAACATATTCTTATAATACTATTTATGAAGAGCAAAGTTCTACGTTCAATATGATCAATTCCGATGTATTAGTTTCATTTGTCAGAGGTTGTACAGAGACTTGTGCGTGAAAAAGAGTCATATGTAAATGAGCGCGCGCGGGGCTCCTGTGACAGCTGCAGCAttagaccaatcagagcgcgcgCAGATGCAGCCAGTTTGAGCTCGCACGAGGAGGTGTGTGAACCATGTCAGCTCCACTCTGATGTGCGCTCGAGCCAAACATTCAGATTGACTGGAGTTTTGGTGAAAGTGCTAAAATGTGAGCAATGATGCGGCTCTGCCAAACTCTTCGCGGGTTTTTTACGACTGTCCCGGACCTAAACACGGATTTGTTTTTGTAGAACTCATGAGAGCATACTCAGAGCGGCACTTATTAATGGACTCGTATCTCCGCTAATGATGTCTATGGGTTTCACGCCTGACAGTCTCAACGCGGCAGACCCCTCCAAGTCGGCCTTTCTGGAGTTTGGCCACGGACACCCGGCGCACCAGCAGCCCTCCCCCGGACTGTCCCACATCTACCCGGTCCACGGCCTACACGCTGCGGGGCACTCCCAGCACGACAGCCCGTTCCCCACCGGGGCTTCTTATGGACGCTCTCTGGGGTACCCCTACCCCGGCACCGTCAACGCACACCCTCCTTCCGCTTACATGCCCTACGCGCACGGCCACAGTCCCGGTAGCGGCCTGGCGCATGGAAGGGCTCAGCTCGCAGGTACGTACAGCATGTGGCCGGGGCGAGTGTGTTCTTGTCTGGAAATATCAAACACAAATGGTCCATGTGGCTTAAAACAGCTTATCTTTACTTAGAATACATTCAAAGTTCACATGAGTCACGCGTACAGATCCCATGCGTAAAGTTCCATAACGTCCAGTGTCTAAGGTTGAGGCTGCTCCTGTGTGTCATAATAAAGGCAGATGAAGCCACTCATTTTATTGACCATAATTTTCTGTGGCTTGTACAATTATAGCTTATATATCCCATGCATTTACCTCAGGAACGCGTTTTACCCTCACTAAACACAAAGACGACCAAGACTGTTTAAAGACATATTATTTTAATGATACCTGTGTATTCCCATGGTAAATATGCTTGGAAGTCTAGGAACGCGCGTAACATCAAGATTTTTGAGtgaacaaatacaaatgttttttgtttttttgtttgtttgttgttgtctttttttgttttttctctcgacatgtgtgaataaaatgatttgacataaaatgcatttattcttGAGGCCTTGATTGTTGCAgccactgtatgtgtgtgtgtgtgtttcagatcgGGACAAACCCACAACGGTGCCTGAGACCAGAGATATTCGTCTGAACGGCAAAGGGAAGAAAATCCGGAAGCCTAGAACCATTTATTCAAGCCTCCAACTGCAGGCTCTGCACCAGCGCTTCCAGCAGACACAGTACCTGGCCTTACCGGAGCGCGCAGACCTGGCCGCCAAACTGGGCCTTACGCAGACTCAGGTGCGCACATAAACTAGAAATATCAAATaaatgagtgttttttttgAAAACGTGGTAAAAGTGCGCAGATTACAGCCTACAGTTTTAATCTGCCCTATGATTCCTTATCCCGCGGTGTCACTGGGCAGAGGATGTTGTTGGTTATTAGCCTTAAGAGGAAACGCCTTATCTGCTCAGGAGGATCACAGTGCCGAACAAGATCAAACGAATAGCATAATAGTTGTCGTTTGTAACCCAATCCCATAATACAGGCCTTATTTACGATGCTTAAAAGTTTAGCCGTCATTTCAAgctcataatataattttacgCACGCGTGAATTTACAgccaagttaaaaaaaaaaaaaaaaaaaaaaaaaaaagctctaacGTACAATGCAGTATTATATTTACAGTTACCCTACATCTTATGACAGGCTGCTTTTTCCAAACGTATCTGTCTTTATTGCACGTTATTAAACAGCGATTTTGCGATATGGAGACATACCTCGATACTCTTGACTATAACACGTATTTCCCGTAAATCTTGCCACTTAAATTATGCGTTGTCTAGATAATAATTTGACACCATCCCAACACTGGGCCTACGTTTAATTCCTCTTGTaaactggagacaagcaggtgcacgCGCCGCTGTCAACAAACCATTACGCACAAAAGAGTCCAAAAAACGAGCCCGTCACTTGTCGCCATATTGCTTCTGATCTCTCCACTCGCGATATATCAATGGCCTCATTATGACTCGTGAGTTGACAGGttcaaaataacacacaaacaaaccaatCTCGTCTGTCAGCTCATCTGCTTTTCACTCATTTTGAAATAGTGGCATTACAACAACATTCCACTGCTGTATTCTgcattcttattttatttagccTAGTATAAACTCACACCATTGTTGCAGTTTAAATATagactttttatggcaaattatcTAAAATTCGCTTTTAGCTTTATAAATCAAGCGCCCATGATGGTGCCATAAAATAGGAACAATGGGAGTTATAATGGATTAGCGGTGCCACTCAGCCTTGGCCTGCCATTATGAGCCAATAGGCCTGGGATTTACTGAGCCAACACACAACACTGGAGTTAGGAGGAGTTTCCCTTTTTATGATTCAAATATCCCTTTAAAAGCAATGGTGAAAAGCATATTGAATTTTTTACTAGGGGAAAATATGCTATAAAACCCTTTAAAAGCATTATGTCCATTGTGCGCGCGCCGACCGCACTGACAATGATATGTGTGTTCTGTCTTTTTAGGTGAAAATATGGTTTCAGAATAAGCGCTCCAAGTACAAAAAGATTATGAAACATGGCAGCGGATCAGAGGGCGAGCATCTCCACAGCACAGCCAACTCCATCTCGCCATGCTCGCCCAGTTTGCCACAGCTTTGGGAGGTCTCCATGGCGAACAAAAGCGCCCAAATGCACCCGAACAATTATATGAACACTTTTGGTCACTGGTATCCAAACCACC contains the following coding sequences:
- the dlx4b gene encoding homeobox protein Dlx4b → MMSMGFTPDSLNAADPSKSAFLEFGHGHPAHQQPSPGLSHIYPVHGLHAAGHSQHDSPFPTGASYGRSLGYPYPGTVNAHPPSAYMPYAHGHSPGSGLAHGRAQLADRDKPTTVPETRDIRLNGKGKKIRKPRTIYSSLQLQALHQRFQQTQYLALPERADLAAKLGLTQTQVKIWFQNKRSKYKKIMKHGSGSEGEHLHSTANSISPCSPSLPQLWEVSMANKSAQMHPNNYMNTFGHWYPNHHHPHHQDAVPRPQMM